Within Myxococcales bacterium, the genomic segment TAAGCGATCCTGTATGTAATGCCAATCGCACACAGGGAGTTGATCTCGCGTTGGGCGACGACGGCATCCTGCAGACCAAAGGCCAAGTCAATACTGATTGTGCAGAGTCCTATCCGGCTTTTCTGAGTTTTGTGTGTGAGAATGGTGATTGCGCGGTCGATGCCACAGCAGAAGCAAGAAGTGCACTTGCGGCGGACTTTGCATGTGTGGTCCAGATGGGCATTAGTGAGAGTTGTGGAATGATCCAACCGCTGGAGGCTACGCTATCCAATGGATACTATCAAACCTAGCGATGGCGGGCGATGTCCCCAGTATTCCACCCCGGTTGCACTTCGTTTGGATCGGATCCAAACTGGAATGGGTGCATGTGTGGGCCATGAAGTCAGCGGCCATGCATAGTCAATGCGAAGAGATCATTTTACACCACGTTGATCCTCTCCATTACGACGCACCGCTTGCGGCACTACTAAACACCCCCCGTGTTAAACTCAAACAAGTAAACCCTAGAATACTTTTGACGGACGTTGGGCGCGCACTTCATATTGGAACTAAGCTCAGTGAAGCTTACGAGAACGTCTCAAGCCCAGTCGCGCTTTCGAACATCCTGCGAGCAGCCGTGCTTTATGCACAAGGAGGCGTGTACCTCGACTTAGATACGATTACCGTAAAAAGCCTGCGGCCACTTTTGGCAGTCCCTGAGTTTGTCGGACATGAATTTACTGCTTGGCCTCACTATGTATATCAGTCATTGCCGCTTCGGTGTAAATCGGTTGCATTGAGTGGCGTCCGAGATCTGTTGCGCCGTTTGCCGAAAGGCCACTTGGTGTTTCGCCGAATTTCGGGCCACTATTACCTCGCAGTCAACAATGCGATCCTAGGCAGCGCATCCGGTGGGGTATTGATCGCTCACTATTTGAAGGCCATGGCAGCGATTCCTACGACACAGGTGCAGCTACGATATGTATTCGGAACGCATCTGCTTCAGAAGATAGTAGAAGGCTTCGATCAAACCAGCCTAACGATCCATCCGCCTGATGTGTTTTATCTGATGCCTCCAGAAATCTCAGAGCATTGGTTTCGGCATCAGTCACATGTCGATTTGGACAAAGTGTTGCAACCCGATACCCGTATCGTTCATTGGTATGCCTCGATACGAACGAAACATCTCGTGCCCCAGTTGACGCCTGATTATATTGACAATCATCAGCAGACCCAGCTTTTCAGCGCTCTTGTCCGGCAATACGCCCAAACCGATACCTGCTTACCTCAGCATCAAAATCAGCCCGCCTCGCGCCCGGATCGCGATGCCGTCTAGATTTTCAATAATTACGCATAGATCTCCGTGAGTTACTATAAGTGAACTCGGACAAATACCGGGGAAATTCTTTACACTCCCCATCGCGTAAGCAACAGCTCAGACTGTAGGATCTAAGGATTCCAATTATGGACCATCAAACCCTTATCGATTCATTAGTACGCCAAATGATGGTTGCCATCGCGCGTCTTGCGGCCGTCGGCGGCAGGCGAACTTCGGTGGCACACATTACCCGAAATATTTTTTTGGATCTGTCACGCGAGCTCAAGGCACACAACCTCAGCAACAAGATCATCGCCGATATGTTCGGGCTTACCTTGCGTGCTTACCATGCCAAGATGAAAAGATTAGCCGAGATAGAGGGCGAGCGAGCGTCTTCACTATGGCAGTCTGCATTCGCTTTTATTTCGTCTCGTCTTACGGTGACCCGTGCTGAAATACTCCGGAAGTTCGGCCATTACGATGCGACTATGATTCAGGGCGCAATTAGTGACCTAGTTGAAAGTGGTCTAGTTTCTCGCAGTGGACGCGGTCCGGCGACGCTCTACCGATGCGTAGCAATGGTCCGAGACCTAGAAGGCACCGAATCTCATCAATCACTTGCCAATCTTGTCTGGATCGTGATTCGTCGGGTTGGACCCTGCAGTCGTGAGCAGTTGCATGAACTATTTCCAGCAATTAGCACGGACATACTGGGGAGTGCACTCGCCCAATTGGAGATAGATGGACGCGTACGCAAGGATGCGGAGCAGAATCTCTACGACAGTGAACTTTGCGTCATACAATCGGATGATCGCCTCGGATGGGAGGCGGCTATTTTCGACCACTTTCAAGCTGTCTGTAATGTGATCTGCCACAGCGCTGAAGCTATGAGCACAAGCGCAGATCGGGATCCCTATGCGGGAGGCAGTACGTTCACGTTTGACCTAGACGAGAACCACCCGCTTCGCGATCCGATTCTAGGTTTGCTTGCTCGACTCCGCTCCGAATGCTCGGAGCTCCGCGAACGTGCAGATGCTCACAACAAGCATCGGTCGGACCGACCTCAGCGACCGTTCCAAGTGCGATTCTATTTAGGTCAGAATGTAACCAGCGACGACCAGGAGGATGTTTTCAATGAAAATTAGTTTACTTAGATACTTATTAGGGCTTTCAAGTCTTGCACTCGTGGCCTGTGGTTCAGAAGACGTAATCGATGAAACGCACTTTATTCGCTCGGTGGGCATCGCTGACGCCACGGCATTAATTGCTGCAGATGCGGAAGGCGAAAGTGTTCTATACAAGGTCACCGCGCAAGGCTTCGTTCAGGAGGTAAGTTACTTTGACGAGAATGGGCGCACTCTCTCTATCATCAAGGCGCCAGAGGCCGTCATCAACGTCAATGATACCTATATTGCGATCCTATTCGATAACGTTCGCAGCCCTGAAGAAGCGTTGCTGGTACGAAAAGCCGATGGAGCGGCATTTTCCTTACTGACCCCGGGCGTTGAGGGCCTCAAAGACGGATATCCACATTTCGCTTACGGGAAAAATCCCGACGAAGTTTTCATGGCGGATTCCCAAGGCAGTCTTTACTATGAAGGTACCGTGCATGCCCCTTTTGGAAGACGGAAACGGCTTCAAGGGAACCGGCCAGATCTTAGGGGTCGATGTTAGTCAACCCGAGGCACTCACAGTAGAAACCCTGACCCAAGTATCTGAAGGCGTGTCCGATTGGGCCATCGGCGAGGATAAACTCTTGGTGTACTCCACATATATTCCGAGCAGTTCCCAGAAATTGTTCCGAGCGCGAAAGCCGAACAACGAACTTGTCTCGCTAAGTGACGTACAGAGAGTCTGGCGCGGATTCGATCAGGTTTTCATACAAAAATCTAATTGGGACATCGAACGGCTCAGTCTAGATGGTAGCAACCATATTGTTTCTACGTTCTATGACAACCAGCCGGACCTAAGTTTTTCCTGGTATGATGACCGCGTTTTTCGAAGTGTTGACCATCTTGTCTTAGTTACTGAAAACCAGATCATTGAATTGGAGAATCCAGAAGGCCAACTCAAGACGATTGAATCCGGTTTAGATATTATTACTTTTGCGGTTGCATCGGAGAATGCCTATTATCTGGCAGGCTTTGACGCCCAGTCGCGTGGAAATCTATTACGGTTAAATACCGCTGACGATACGATTGTTCCGCTCTTGGAACCTGGCACGTATGACATAGGCCATCTTGATGTTTCCGAGGAAAACATTGTTTGGTTCGAAGGTGTAAGACTACTGGACTCGTCCCGCGTGCTGGCTGAAATTTCGAATGACGGCATCGTGACCCTGATGGACGAGATACCCTTCGACGGCCAGGTCCGATGGCTCAAACGAATACGCTAGTCGATTGACCAAACAACTAGTTTCCCCACCCATTGTGTGACGGGCGGTGTGTACGAGGCCCGGAACGTATTCACCGCTGCCTGCTGATCAGCGAGCTTGTACTTGAAAAAGCAGGTGGCGTGGAGCACACATCTTTAGGCAGAAGAGCAAGAATTTCCCATTGCGCTTCCATGAAGCTCTTACTGTTGCTGGATGAATTTCGCATGCGTGTGCGTCTCCTTCCATTACATAAGTGAGTTCGATCATCAATAATCGGATAAGCCACGCGCAAACATCAAAAATTACTTGTCATCAGCGCGATCAATTTCTTACTGGTGACCTATCACGCAGCAGAACTCATACTAACATCGAACGCTCCACAGTTGTATAACGAGGAACTGTAACTGTAGATGCTAATGATCCAGGACCCGAAGCTCAGGGAAGTAGCTTTGATAAAAGCCGCGGTCTCTACTGAGCAAGGACGATGTCTGATATCGCGCGTGCGCGCCAATCAAAAAGTCGGGCAAAATACGCTCACGTTGGCCTCCAGCTTGGCGGTAGCGTTTCCAAGCTTGACCTGCTTGAAAACGTACCTGAGGCTGCATGGTATCTACACGAATGCTGACATCGTCGAGAAATGCATCAAGGCTTTCTTGCGTTTCAAAATTCGCAGATAGCTCAGCGTAGACGATTTCACAGATCGTAAGTTGTGCCGTGATTGCTAACCGCTCCAGCAGCGCCAAAGACGCGTCAACGAATTGTGGATTTGGCCTAAGAATGTCCAAAAGGATATTTGTATCCACCGCAGCAATCATCGCCCACGAATGTCCTCAATAAAGGCGTCCACGTCCTCGGGTGTGTTTTTCAAAAAACCTACCCAACGTTCTAGAGGGCTAACGACTGGTGCAGCAAAAACCTTACGCCGGACCATCAACTGACCTTCCTGCTCTATAAACTCCACTTCAGTTTGCGGCAATAGCCCATATTTATCGCGCAATTGTTTAGGAATTGTGATTTGTCCGCGCTCCCCTATTATCATACTTACAGTATGAATTCATATTATGGGTATGTCAAGAGTGGACTCCCCGAGGTGTAGGCAAAGGAGGACGATGCGGAAGCGCCGCGGCCCTATACGCTACGCATTCCATGCCTATTAGTGCGCGATCGAGGAACCGCCATCATTGCGACGACACAGGCCACTCCTACAAATATAAGTAGCCTGTTGCTCGCAGCCTCTGACGCCGTATGTATAAGAGTCGATTCGTGTCACTTGAAGTTGCTTGGCAGGACAATTCAAATCAAAGGATGCCCGTTTGACTGCTGGAAGTTGTTCGCTCGTATTCCGATGTTGAGCGCAGCCGCAGGCAATGCCGCATAAGCAACACTCAACCACAAGAATCTTTTCATCGGTAGAGTAAGCAACCGGGCTACCAGCTACTGCCGCCGCCGGAGTCGTCGCGGTCGTAGCCCCCACGGCCACGGCCGCCTCCGCCACCACCGCCGCCGGGTCCACCGCGACGTGAGCCCTTGCGGCCACCTGCACCGCCACCACCACCGCCGCCACGACGACCGCGATCACCGCCACCGCCGCCACGGCCTCCAAAATCCGGGGGTGGAGCATCGTAGCCACCACCGCCACCTGAACGGAAGCCGCCGCCGCCGGGACCTCGCCGGGGGGCACGCTCCTGGGCTTCGCTGACGGAAATGGTCCTACCGTCGAGTTCTTGGCCGTCCATGCCCTCAATGGCCTTCTGAGCCGATTCGTCTTCAGCAAACGTGACAAACCCAAAACCGCGGGAACGGCCTGAGTGACGATCGGTCACCACGACGGCTTCGTCCACCTCGCCGTACGCCTGAAATGCACCCTTAAGCGCTTCGGAATCGGTACCCCACGCTAGGCTCCCTACAAATAACTTTTTGCTCATACCCGGTCTTCCTTATGGTTACTGTCCGAGAACAGCAGACCGGGTTCCCTTTGAACGCTCAGCACCGTTGTTCCTCTGCCTCGCCGTTGCTTGGCCTCTGAACACTGAACCGGAAGCTACCTATACATAAACGGGTAGACCAAGGACTACTGAATGGTGTTTCCACCTTCAGATAGCTCCTTAGAAAGGAGGTGATCCAGCCGCAGGTTCCCCTACGGCTACCTTGTTACGACTTCACCCCAGTTACCGACCACTCCTTAGGGACCTGCCTCCCTTGCGGGTTAGCTCAGCCACTTCTGGAGCAATCGACTCCCATGGTGTGACGGGCGGTGTGTACAAGGCCCGGGAACGTATTCACCGCTGCCTGCTGATCAGCGGTTACTAGCGATTCCGACTTCATGCAGGCGAGTTGCAGCCTGCAATCTGTACTGAGGACGGCTTTTTGCGATTGGCTTCGCCTCGCGGCTTCGCAGCGCTTTGTACCGTCCATTGTAGCACGTGTGTAGCCCCGGACATAAGGGCCATGAGGACTTGACGTCGTCCCCACCTTCCTCCGGCTTGACGCCGGCAGTCTCCTTTGAGTGCCCAACTTAATGATGGCAACGAAGGACAAGGGTTGCGCTCGTTGCGGGACTTAACCCAACATCTCACGACACGAGCTGACGACAGCCATGCAGCACCTGGATCAGGGTTCCCCGAAGGGCACTCCTCTGTTTCTAGAGGATTCCCTGCTTTTCTAGCCCGGGTAAGGTTCTGCGCGTTGCGTCGAATTAAACCACATGCTCCACCGCTTGTGCGGGCCCCCGTCAATTCCTTTGAGTTTTAGCCTTGCGGCCGTACTCCCCAGGCGGAGTGCTTAGTGCGTTAGCTGCGACACCGCGATGGTCTTGACCGCGACATCTAGCACTCATCGTTTACGGCGTGGACTACCAGGGTATCTAATCCTGTTTGCTCCCCACGCTTTCGCGTCTCAGCGTCAGTAACTGTCCAGAAAGCCGCCTTCGCCACCGGTGTTCCTCCTGATATCTACGAATTTCACCTCTACACCAGGAATTCCGCTTTCCTCTCCAGTACTCCAGACAGGCAGTTTCCAGTGCAATTCCTAGGTTGAGCCTAGGGCTTTCACGCCGGACTTGCCTATCCGCCTACACGCGCTTTACGCCCAGTAATTCCGAGCAACGTTTGCACCCTCTGTCTTACCGCGGCTGCTGGCACAGAGTTAGCCGGTGCTTGCTAAGGAGGTACCGTCAATTCCCAAGCCTATTCGACTTGGTTTTTTCTTCCCTCCCCACAGAGCTTTACGACCCGAAGGCCTTCATCACTCACGCGGCGTCGCTGGTTCAGGCTTTCGCCCATTGACCAAGATTCCCCACTGCTGCCTCCCGTAGGAGTCTGGCCCGTGTTTCAGTGCCAGTGTGGCTGTCCATCCTCTCAGACCAGCTACCCGTCTTCGCCTTGGTAGGCCGTTACCCTACCAACTAACTGATGGGCCGCAGGCTCATCCCGAGACACTAGCTTACAAGTAGAGGCTAGCGTTTGACCTCTGTGACCGGAGTCACTGTGGTCTTATGCGGTATTAGCTCTCCTTTCGGAGGGTTATCCCCCTCCTCGGGGAAGATTGCCTACGTGTTACGCACCCGTGCGCCACTTTACTCGCCCCCCGAAGGGAACTTTCTCGTTCGACTTGCATGTGTTAGGCGCGCCGCTAACGTTCGCTCTGAGCCAGGATCAAACTCTCCAGTTAAAAACTGTGAGCTGTCCGTGATGGTCTGACCGGCTTGGGCAAACCATCTTGGCTCTATTATTGTATAAACCCTTTGGCAACTTGCGTTGCTTAGGGACCCGTTTACGCATTGTCAGAGCAGCCAAAAATGACTGCTCTAGTATAGTTTCCGATTCAGTTTTCAAAGGCCAAGCACGCAGATCCACCCTTGGGATGGACGTACGCCTGTCCGGCGAAGGGGTGGATCTTTACCACGCCGAATAGCCGTGTCAACTCCTGATCGGTGCAATGTAAGGAGGCAGAAGAATGTCACTGGCCTAAGGCCGGAAAGACGTCGCGGGGACCCCTAAATTGAACGGAATGATGCGCCCATTCCTAAAGCTGGGCAGAAAAGGCCCAAGCGATGCCCCTTAGCCAAAATCCACACAAGAGTCCTTAAAGCACTTCCCTCGGTCGAGAGGCCGGACCCTTGAATGCGGCTGCAGCATATCTTTATGCGTTACTGGCGGCGCAGACGGGCGGTGATGCTGTAGTCGCACACCATGGTCGAGTTGTCGGCACGCGTCAACGTCACTTGGAATGAACCCGCTTCATCCAATTCACCGTTCGGTAAACTAGTTAATGTGTATGCGCTGTAAACTGCTCGACCTTCTGGGGTCATCTGACAGCTTTGATTAGCATCTGCAACCATTGCGGCGTTTTGCAGATCGATGGCAACACTGCAGTCCGTGTCGCTCACTTTGGCCTGCAAGGAGGCGATTTGACCTGGCAAAGGGACGCAAAAATGCGGCTGGCACTCCTAGGGATGCCGTGTTAAAACGACGGGGAGCGGTACTGACGACCGTGATGCAATGTCGAGTCGCCGGCAAAAACCTGCTAAGCGGTGGAAAATCCGCATTCTGCACGCTCTTGATCTGGCCGGGCTTTCTCTTAGTCTGAACCTGGTTTTGCTCTCGCCACTGTTGGCGCAGAATGTTCCAGATACCGCCAAGGGACAGGATCCTCAAGCCGCGTCCTCTACGCCGCCCCCACCCCCCGAATGGCGCTGGCGGCAGATTACCTCTTCCCTGCGCACGCAGGGCCGGTTCGCAGTCGTTGAGGTCGATCCGACCAATCCCCAGCTTATTCTAATCGGCACCGAAGAGGGCACCATTATGCGGTCGGATGACGGCGGTGTCACCTGGCAGGAAATTGAGATGGATCCAAGTGTGATCCAAAAATATAGCTTCGCTCCCAAACAGCCCGGTCTTC encodes:
- a CDS encoding glycosyl transferase, translating into MAGDVPSIPPRLHFVWIGSKLEWVHVWAMKSAAMHSQCEEIILHHVDPLHYDAPLAALLNTPRVKLKQVNPRILLTDVGRALHIGTKLSEAYENVSSPVALSNILRAAVLYAQGGVYLDLDTITVKSLRPLLAVPEFVGHEFTAWPHYVYQSLPLRCKSVALSGVRDLLRRLPKGHLVFRRISGHYYLAVNNAILGSASGGVLIAHYLKAMAAIPTTQVQLRYVFGTHLLQKIVEGFDQTSLTIHPPDVFYLMPPEISEHWFRHQSHVDLDKVLQPDTRIVHWYASIRTKHLVPQLTPDYIDNHQQTQLFSALVRQYAQTDTCLPQHQNQPASRPDRDAV
- a CDS encoding type II toxin-antitoxin system VapC family toxin translates to MDTNILLDILRPNPQFVDASLALLERLAITAQLTICEIVYAELSANFETQESLDAFLDDVSIRVDTMQPQVRFQAGQAWKRYRQAGGQRERILPDFLIGAHARYQTSSLLSRDRGFYQSYFPELRVLDH
- a CDS encoding AbrB/MazE/SpoVT family DNA-binding domain-containing protein, which gives rise to MIIGERGQITIPKQLRDKYGLLPQTEVEFIEQEGQLMVRRKVFAAPVVSPLERWVGFLKNTPEDVDAFIEDIRGR
- a CDS encoding RNA-binding protein, with protein sequence MSKKLFVGSLAWGTDSEALKGAFQAYGEVDEAVVVTDRHSGRSRGFGFVTFAEDESAQKAIEGMDGQELDGRTISVSEAQERAPRRGPGGGGFRSGGGGGYDAPPPDFGGRGGGGGDRGRRGGGGGGGAGGRKGSRRGGPGGGGGGGGRGRGGYDRDDSGGGSSW